One region of Strongyloides ratti genome assembly S_ratti_ED321, chromosome : X genomic DNA includes:
- a CDS encoding Aldolase-type TIM barrel domain and Glycoside hydrolase, superfamily domain and Hyaluronidase family-containing protein, producing MSLVSFVLPIEFIWNSPCTNCQKNPDTRINFTKYHIDINNDYIFKGNKIVLLYESEIGLYPYIHVDSSNSSNYTFINGGLPQKVNMSEHLKKLEENIKKIIPDKHFSGLGVIDIEEWRPTYDSNWSSKRVYRNESIKIVLARNSTLNSTEAEQLAMEEFNKAAANFFIETVKKCKELRPSAKWGFYGFPTCNENAEKRKWNFCFPNISDQIIPILNHTDVLYPSSYIVPGQNYSIKDKFVDGVLNETQRIVEEIKKKGVDQYNKKYENIEFYDPVGLFFFKLLIIVLFMYCIQ from the exons ATGTCATTAGTAAGTTTCGTACTTCCAATAGAATTTATTTGGAATAGTCCTTGCACAAATTGTCAAAAAAATCCAGATACaagaattaattttacaaagtatcacattgatataaataatgattatatatttaaaggcAATAAAATAGTTCTTTTATATGAATCAGAGATTGGACTTTATCCTTATATACATGTTGATAGTAGTAATTCTTcaaattatacatttataaatggTGGTCTACCACAa AAAGTTAATATGAGTGaacatctaaaaaaattggaagaaaatatcaaaaaaataattcctGACAAACATTTCAGTGGTTTGGGTGTTATTGATATTGAAGAATGGAGACCAACATATGATTCAAATTGGAGTTCAAAACGTGTTTATAGAAATGaatcaataaaaatagttttagcTAGAAATTCTACTTTAAATTCTACTGAAGCTGAACAATTGGCTATGGAAGAATTTAATAAAGCTGCAGCaaacttttttatagaaactgttaaaaaatgtaaagaaCTACGACCTAGTGCAAAATGGGGATTTTATGGTTTTCCAACATGTAACGAAAACGccgaaaaaagaaaatggaATTTTTGTTTTCCCAATATATCAGATCAAATAATTCCAATTTTGAATCATACAGATGTTTTATACCCCAGCTCATATATTGTTCCTGGTCaaaattattcaataaaAGATAAGTTTGTTGATGGTGTTTTGAATGAAACACAACGAATCGttgaagaaattaaaaaaaaaggag ttgatcaatataataaaaaatatgaaaatattgaattttATGATCCTGTaggtttatttttttttaaattattaattatagtaCTATTTATGTATTGTATACAATAG